Proteins from a genomic interval of Candidatus Binatia bacterium:
- a CDS encoding addiction module protein, with protein MSNADVAEILKLPAEERLRLVELIWESLVAKPAEVPLSDAHRAVIDERVAEHDRYPDDVVPRDEVLAQARRG; from the coding sequence ATGAGCAATGCGGATGTTGCCGAAATCCTCAAGCTCCCGGCTGAGGAGCGGTTGCGGTTGGTCGAGTTGATCTGGGAGAGTCTCGTTGCGAAGCCAGCAGAGGTACCGCTTAGCGACGCTCACCGCGCCGTGATCGACGAGCGTGTCGCTGAACACGACCGCTATCCGGACGATGTCGTTCCCCGGGATGAAGTGCTTGCCCAAGCTCGACGCGGTTGA
- a CDS encoding type II toxin-antitoxin system RelE/ParE family toxin: MAGAYGWYEEQRVGLGEEFLEAVDASFDAIEEFPEMFVRVHGEVRRAMVSRFPYAVFYRIEPKQVAVLTVLHTARDPRLWPQPRKRGR, from the coding sequence TTGGCTGGCGCCTACGGGTGGTACGAAGAACAACGCGTGGGTCTTGGCGAGGAATTCCTAGAGGCTGTCGACGCGTCGTTCGACGCCATCGAGGAATTCCCGGAGATGTTTGTGCGTGTGCACGGCGAGGTACGGCGCGCCATGGTCTCCCGGTTTCCGTATGCCGTCTTCTACCGTATCGAACCGAAGCAGGTCGCGGTGCTCACTGTGCTCCACACTGCTCGCGACCCGAGACTCTGGCCGCAGCCTCGGAAGAGGGGGCGCTAA